A single Bacillota bacterium DNA region contains:
- a CDS encoding methyltransferase domain-containing protein: MAEKANQAERTPPVRLEAREGSPLRRAVGWVLLGVVLVDVAQRVRAWLRPGPMPARIQPLFLESRLRALTLGPREVLPALELAPGMDVLEVGVGTGFLTPALAGAVEPGGHLVGLDVQPDHFEEIRWRLEAQGIRNVELVQGDAQSLPFGDASFDRVVMVTVLGEVPDRRRALAEARRVLRPGGRLCVTEHFADPDFLSPGCVERAGREVGLVPLGRRGGWFRYTLCFGRGEPDA, translated from the coding sequence ATGGCCGAGAAGGCGAACCAGGCCGAGAGGACGCCACCGGTCCGGCTGGAGGCGAGGGAAGGAAGCCCTCTCCGGAGGGCGGTGGGCTGGGTGCTCCTGGGCGTGGTGCTGGTCGACGTGGCCCAGCGGGTCCGGGCGTGGCTGCGGCCGGGGCCGATGCCGGCGCGGATCCAGCCGCTCTTCCTGGAAAGCCGGCTGCGGGCGCTGACGCTGGGCCCGAGGGAGGTGCTGCCCGCGCTGGAGCTGGCGCCGGGCATGGACGTGCTGGAGGTGGGGGTCGGGACCGGCTTCCTGACGCCGGCGCTGGCCGGGGCGGTGGAGCCGGGCGGCCACCTGGTGGGGCTGGACGTCCAGCCCGACCACTTCGAGGAGATCCGCTGGCGCCTGGAGGCGCAGGGGATCCGGAACGTGGAGCTGGTGCAGGGCGACGCGCAGAGCCTTCCTTTCGGGGACGCCAGCTTCGACCGGGTGGTGATGGTGACGGTGCTCGGGGAGGTGCCCGACCGGCGCCGGGCGCTGGCCGAGGCGCGCCGGGTCCTGCGCCCGGGGGGGCGTCTCTGCGTCACCGAGCACTTCGCCGATCCGGACTTCCTGTCGCCGGGGTGCGTGGAGCGGGCGGGCCGCGAGGTGGGGCTGGTCCCGCTGGGCCGGCGGGGCGGCTGGTTCCGGTACACGCTCTGCTTCGGCCGCGGCGAGCCGGATGCCTGA
- a CDS encoding glycerate kinase: MRLLVSPSSFKGSLSAAETADALAEGWWERRPGDELVRLPVADGGEGTLEALLHGLDGERRRQRVSGPLGEPVEAEWALLADGTAVIEMAQAAGLGLVPPGRRDPLRATSRGVGELVRAALDAGARSLLVTVGGSATNDGGAGLLQALGARLLDGSGQPLEAGGAALSRLAEVDLSRLDPRLSRTPVAVACDVTNPLLGPTGASAVYGPQKGATPDQVARLDRALARWADRLEAVVPPPAGGRWRDLPGAGAAGGTGFALLAALHARFEQGARLVLDRLRFDDRLRGVDLVLTGEGRLDRQTAYGKAPAEVARRASARGIPVIGLAGGLGEGAERLLVGEAGFSALLPVVDGPMDLEEAMAGARRLVRAAAARAARLVELGLFLADRGNRDG, from the coding sequence GTGCGGCTGCTGGTCTCGCCCTCTTCCTTCAAGGGGAGCCTGAGCGCGGCAGAGACGGCCGACGCCCTCGCCGAGGGCTGGTGGGAGCGGCGTCCCGGCGACGAGCTCGTCCGGCTGCCCGTGGCGGACGGCGGCGAGGGAACGCTCGAGGCGCTCCTCCACGGCCTGGACGGCGAGCGGCGCCGCCAGCGGGTGAGCGGGCCGCTGGGCGAGCCGGTGGAGGCCGAGTGGGCGCTCCTGGCCGACGGCACCGCCGTCATCGAGATGGCCCAGGCGGCGGGCCTCGGCCTCGTCCCTCCCGGGCGGCGCGATCCGCTGCGCGCCACCAGCCGTGGCGTGGGCGAGCTGGTCCGGGCGGCCCTCGATGCCGGCGCCCGCTCGCTCCTGGTGACGGTGGGCGGAAGCGCCACCAACGACGGCGGCGCAGGCCTCCTCCAGGCGTTGGGCGCGCGCCTCCTGGACGGCTCCGGGCAGCCCCTGGAGGCGGGCGGTGCCGCCCTGTCGCGGCTGGCGGAGGTCGACCTCAGCCGCCTCGACCCCCGTCTCTCGCGCACGCCGGTGGCCGTCGCCTGCGACGTGACCAACCCGCTCCTGGGCCCGACGGGGGCCAGCGCCGTCTACGGCCCCCAGAAAGGGGCCACGCCTGACCAGGTGGCCCGGCTCGACCGGGCGCTGGCCCGGTGGGCCGACCGGCTGGAGGCGGTCGTCCCTCCGCCGGCCGGAGGTCGCTGGCGTGACCTGCCCGGCGCGGGGGCCGCAGGCGGCACGGGCTTCGCGCTGCTCGCCGCCCTCCACGCCCGGTTCGAGCAGGGAGCGCGCCTCGTCCTGGACCGGCTGCGCTTCGACGACCGCCTCCGAGGCGTCGACCTGGTCCTGACCGGGGAGGGGCGCCTGGACCGCCAGACCGCCTACGGAAAGGCGCCGGCAGAGGTGGCCCGCCGCGCCTCGGCCCGCGGTATTCCCGTCATCGGACTGGCCGGCGGCCTCGGCGAGGGGGCGGAGCGCCTCCTGGTCGGGGAGGCCGGTTTCTCGGCGCTGCTGCCCGTGGTCGACGGACCCATGGACCTCGAAGAGGCGATGGCCGGCGCGCGCCGCCTCGTCCGCGCCGCCGCGGCCAGGGCGGCTCGTCTGGTGGAGCTGGGGCTCTTCCTCGCGGACCGGGGGAATCGGGACGGATAG
- a CDS encoding helix-turn-helix transcriptional regulator codes for MGERPAGAVGDLLALARRRASWAVPDLARRLGVTEETWDSWESGRRLPPVRRLEAISELLELPAERIATVWMESVDSESSLSEVAVWLARRGHARMARRLFARAVVLARRRGTYGQALEVRLRAADAELRWGDGRRARRQLQSVRRSARAAGELRLQAVAEQLLGLSAGERSDLERALQHHIVAYDTAQREQAPGEEMARVAINLGTVVLSLGLVQLAERWYRRALAMLAGEAPGRDEARARMGLGVALRRLGRAEEAFHQGRLALRAAREAGADDLLPHILLNVAIALTDAGRLHVARRIFTYLELHEPRTAREWAASFWPEAARAALLDGDFPEAEKAAKRALLAGASGLDAALAHLALGEVAAASQAAPEATAQYRLAAEALQHELQPQVWWIIESILDSYRRSSGSGSAPAADLRQKARHQGRR; via the coding sequence GTGGGCGAACGACCGGCCGGAGCGGTGGGGGACCTCCTGGCGCTGGCCCGGCGCAGGGCGAGCTGGGCGGTTCCCGACCTGGCGCGGCGGCTTGGCGTCACGGAGGAGACCTGGGACAGCTGGGAGAGCGGGCGCCGCCTCCCCCCGGTTCGCCGGCTGGAGGCGATCAGCGAGCTCCTGGAGCTCCCGGCCGAGCGGATCGCCACCGTCTGGATGGAGTCGGTCGATTCCGAGTCGAGCCTGTCGGAGGTGGCGGTCTGGCTCGCCCGCCGGGGCCACGCGCGGATGGCCCGGCGGCTCTTCGCCCGGGCGGTCGTCCTGGCGCGACGGCGGGGGACCTACGGCCAGGCCCTCGAGGTCCGGCTGCGGGCGGCCGACGCCGAGCTCCGCTGGGGGGACGGGCGGCGGGCGCGGCGGCAGCTGCAGAGCGTCCGCCGGTCGGCCCGGGCGGCGGGCGAGCTCCGTCTCCAGGCCGTCGCGGAGCAGCTCCTCGGGCTGAGCGCGGGCGAGCGCTCGGATCTGGAGCGGGCGCTCCAGCACCATATCGTCGCCTACGACACGGCGCAGCGCGAGCAGGCCCCCGGCGAGGAGATGGCCCGAGTCGCCATCAACCTGGGCACGGTGGTCCTCTCCCTCGGCCTGGTGCAGCTGGCGGAGCGGTGGTACCGGCGGGCGTTGGCCATGCTGGCCGGCGAGGCACCCGGCCGGGACGAGGCTCGGGCCCGCATGGGCCTGGGTGTGGCGCTGCGCCGGCTGGGCAGGGCGGAGGAGGCCTTCCACCAAGGGCGCCTGGCCCTCCGGGCGGCCCGGGAGGCGGGCGCCGACGACCTGCTCCCCCACATCCTCCTCAACGTGGCCATCGCCCTGACCGACGCCGGCCGTCTCCACGTGGCCCGGCGGATCTTCACCTACCTCGAGCTGCACGAGCCGCGGACCGCCCGGGAATGGGCTGCCTCCTTCTGGCCGGAGGCGGCGCGGGCGGCGCTTCTGGACGGCGACTTCCCGGAGGCGGAGAAGGCGGCCAAGCGGGCGCTCCTTGCCGGTGCCAGCGGCCTCGACGCCGCGCTGGCGCACCTGGCGCTGGGCGAGGTGGCCGCCGCCAGCCAGGCGGCGCCCGAGGCGACGGCGCAGTACCGGCTGGCCGCCGAGGCGCTCCAGCATGAACTGCAGCCTCAGGTGTGGTGGATCATAGAATCGATCCTGGACAGCTACCGCAGGAGCAGCGGCAGCGGCTCCGCCCCCGCGGCGGACCTGCGGCAGAAGGCACGGCACCAGGGTCGTCGCTGA
- a CDS encoding spore coat protein, translating to MPITQKEALSLTEILNGHAAAIDKLMVDVNAVQDPQLRSILERHLRAHQQHYNTLRNFLAQSGQTPSSAPDFNYTGQYGGGFGNQGWNPQGGFQPFQANEFRDHRASDRTVAVDSLDRCKWHATETLHAGLEAATPQVRQALLGMCKDHADMAYELFQYLHAHNWYPVPPVQSDIMRPAAQAFPAMAGMPGF from the coding sequence ATGCCCATCACGCAAAAGGAAGCGCTTTCGCTGACCGAGATCCTCAACGGTCACGCCGCCGCCATCGACAAGCTGATGGTCGACGTCAACGCCGTCCAGGATCCGCAGCTGCGGAGCATCCTGGAGCGGCACCTGCGCGCCCACCAGCAGCACTACAACACCCTGCGCAACTTCCTGGCCCAAAGCGGGCAGACGCCGTCCTCGGCGCCCGACTTCAACTACACCGGCCAATACGGGGGCGGTTTCGGCAACCAGGGCTGGAACCCCCAGGGCGGCTTCCAGCCCTTTCAGGCCAACGAGTTTCGCGACCATCGCGCTTCGGACCGGACCGTCGCCGTCGACTCCCTGGATCGGTGCAAATGGCATGCGACGGAGACGCTCCACGCCGGCCTGGAGGCGGCCACCCCGCAGGTCCGGCAGGCGCTGCTCGGCATGTGCAAGGACCACGCCGACATGGCCTACGAGCTCTTCCAGTACCTGCACGCCCACAACTGGTACCCCGTGCCGCCGGTCCAGAGCGACATCATGCGCCCCGCCGCGCAGGCCTTCCCGGCCATGGCGGGCATGCCCGGCTTCTGA
- the asnB gene encoding asparagine synthase (glutamine-hydrolyzing): protein MCGIAGWVDWERDLRQEAGVAEAMGATLACRGPDDSGLWLSPHAALAHRRLIVVDPEVGVQPMVRERHGARYVLTYNGELYNTEELRGELLARGYSFRGHSDTEVLLASYMEWGERAPERLNGIFAFAIWDEEEEALFLARDPLGVKPLFFARRGGGLLFGSEIKALLAHPAMEAEIDGEGLAEIFVMGPSRTPGLGVFRGVEELRPGSWLRFDRRGVELRRYWRLESRPHVDSLEATAARVRELLEDAVRRQLVSDVPLGALLSGGLDSSAVTAFAAAAFRREGRGPFQTFSVDYVGNDRYFRPNAFQPDADGPWAHRVAETFATRHRDFLIDSGELAAALRPALLARDLPGMADVDASLYLFSREVRREATVALVGEAADEVFGGYPWFRDPRALDGPSLPWVRKIAERAELLAPDVRRRVRPLEYAAERFREALAEVPPLPGEGEEEARMRAMSYINITRFLPILLDRMDRMSMRVGLEVRVPFCDHRLVQYVWNIPWRLKTAGGREKGILRLAMRGILPEEVLARRKSPYPKSHHPGFRQEVRRRLEAILEDSDSPLVPLLDVARVRALIEEDGRSFDPAWFSQLLGGAQLFAYLVQTDAWLRQYKVRIV, encoded by the coding sequence GTGTGCGGAATCGCAGGGTGGGTGGACTGGGAGCGGGATCTCCGCCAGGAAGCTGGAGTGGCGGAGGCGATGGGGGCCACCCTGGCCTGCCGGGGACCCGACGATTCCGGCCTCTGGCTCTCGCCGCACGCCGCGCTGGCCCACCGCAGGCTGATCGTGGTCGACCCCGAGGTGGGCGTCCAGCCCATGGTGCGCGAGCGGCACGGCGCCCGCTACGTCCTCACCTACAACGGCGAGCTGTACAACACCGAGGAGCTGCGGGGCGAACTCCTGGCCCGCGGTTACAGCTTCCGCGGCCACTCCGACACCGAGGTGCTCCTGGCCAGTTACATGGAGTGGGGGGAGCGGGCACCGGAGCGCCTCAACGGGATCTTCGCCTTCGCCATCTGGGACGAGGAGGAAGAGGCGCTCTTCCTGGCGCGCGACCCGCTCGGCGTCAAGCCGCTCTTCTTCGCGCGGCGCGGCGGCGGGCTCCTCTTCGGCTCGGAGATCAAGGCGCTCCTCGCCCACCCGGCGATGGAGGCGGAGATCGACGGGGAAGGCCTGGCCGAGATCTTCGTCATGGGCCCGAGCCGGACGCCGGGCCTGGGCGTCTTCCGTGGCGTCGAGGAGCTCCGGCCGGGCAGCTGGCTCCGCTTCGACCGCCGGGGCGTCGAGCTTCGCCGCTACTGGCGGCTGGAGAGCCGGCCGCACGTCGACTCGCTGGAGGCGACAGCGGCCCGCGTGCGGGAGCTCCTGGAGGACGCGGTCCGCCGGCAGCTGGTCTCCGACGTGCCCCTCGGCGCCCTCCTCTCCGGCGGGCTCGACTCCAGCGCGGTCACCGCCTTCGCGGCCGCCGCCTTCCGGCGCGAAGGCCGCGGCCCGTTTCAGACCTTCAGCGTCGACTACGTGGGGAACGACCGCTACTTCCGGCCGAACGCCTTCCAGCCCGATGCCGACGGCCCCTGGGCCCACCGGGTGGCCGAGACCTTCGCCACGCGGCACCGGGACTTCCTCATCGACAGCGGCGAGCTGGCGGCGGCGCTCCGGCCCGCCCTCCTGGCGCGGGATCTGCCCGGCATGGCGGACGTGGACGCCTCGCTCTACCTCTTCAGCCGCGAGGTGAGACGGGAGGCGACCGTCGCCCTGGTGGGCGAGGCGGCCGACGAGGTCTTCGGGGGATATCCCTGGTTCCGCGATCCCCGCGCGCTGGACGGGCCAAGCCTTCCCTGGGTGAGGAAGATCGCCGAACGGGCCGAACTCCTGGCGCCGGACGTGCGGCGCCGGGTCCGCCCCTTGGAGTACGCGGCCGAGCGCTTTCGCGAAGCGCTCGCCGAGGTGCCGCCACTTCCCGGGGAGGGGGAGGAAGAGGCCCGCATGCGGGCCATGTCGTACATCAATATCACCCGCTTCCTGCCCATCCTGCTCGACCGGATGGACCGCATGAGCATGCGTGTCGGCCTGGAGGTCCGGGTCCCCTTCTGCGACCACCGTCTCGTCCAATACGTCTGGAACATCCCCTGGCGGCTGAAGACGGCGGGTGGACGCGAAAAGGGGATCCTCCGCCTGGCCATGCGCGGCATCCTGCCCGAGGAGGTCCTGGCCAGAAGGAAGAGTCCCTATCCCAAGAGCCACCACCCCGGCTTCCGGCAGGAGGTGCGCCGGCGGCTGGAAGCCATCCTGGAGGATTCCGACTCCCCGCTGGTACCGCTCCTCGACGTGGCGCGCGTCCGCGCCCTGATCGAGGAGGACGGCCGTTCCTTCGACCCGGCCTGGTTCTCGCAGCTGCTGGGCGGCGCCCAGCTCTTCGCCTACCTGGTCCAGACGGACGCCTGGCTGCGGCAGTACAAGGTCCGCATCGTCTGA
- a CDS encoding sulfite exporter TauE/SafE family protein, with the protein MHLLDFSLVAFAASVVFGLLGSLLGLGGGVFVVPMLTLGLGLDIHDAIGASIVTVIATSSGAAATYVRDHLTNIRVAMFLEMATTTGAITGAFLSGIIPARYLYIIFAALMGWSALNALQKSRGTPPEPRQASPLARRLKLQGSYYDAALGRQVEYAATAVPQGFGMMYVAGLISGLLGIGSGALKVLAMDGFMRLPLKVSSATSNFMMGVTAAASAAIYFARGDIRPETTAPVALGVLLGASLGSLVLTRIRNRTLRLIAVPILLFIGVEMLLRGLGG; encoded by the coding sequence ATGCACCTGCTGGACTTCAGCCTCGTAGCCTTCGCGGCTTCGGTGGTCTTCGGCCTGTTGGGATCGCTCCTGGGGCTCGGTGGCGGGGTCTTCGTAGTCCCCATGCTTACCCTGGGGCTGGGGCTGGACATCCACGACGCCATCGGCGCCAGCATCGTCACCGTGATCGCCACCTCCAGCGGCGCCGCGGCCACTTACGTCCGCGACCATCTGACCAACATCCGGGTCGCCATGTTCCTGGAGATGGCCACCACGACGGGCGCCATCACGGGGGCGTTCCTGAGCGGTATCATCCCGGCCCGTTACCTTTACATCATCTTTGCGGCGCTGATGGGCTGGTCGGCACTGAACGCGCTCCAGAAGAGTCGCGGCACGCCCCCGGAGCCCCGTCAGGCCAGCCCCCTGGCGCGACGGCTGAAGCTCCAGGGCAGCTACTACGACGCGGCCCTGGGCCGGCAGGTGGAGTATGCCGCCACCGCCGTTCCCCAGGGATTCGGCATGATGTACGTGGCGGGTCTGATCTCGGGCCTGCTGGGAATCGGCTCCGGTGCCCTCAAGGTTCTGGCCATGGACGGCTTCATGCGGCTCCCGCTCAAGGTCTCCTCCGCCACCAGCAACTTCATGATGGGGGTGACGGCCGCGGCCAGCGCGGCCATCTACTTCGCCCGCGGTGACATCCGTCCGGAGACGACGGCGCCGGTCGCCCTGGGCGTCCTGCTGGGGGCCTCGCTGGGTTCGCTGGTCCTGACGCGGATCAGGAACCGGACGCTCCGGCTGATCGCCGTCCCGATCCTTCTTTTCATCGGCGTGGAGATGCTGTTGCGGGGTCTGGGGGGATAG
- a CDS encoding DUF1634 domain-containing protein — protein MSERKAAPVAEDAGTGKAVDLELLISWVLRAGVLLSAVIMLVGLVLVLVHPAGLPLARPAGFAQVFLGLARGNPLAVIDLGILILVLTPIARVLLSVLIFLRERDLTYTAITLFVLLVLIISFLLGKAGG, from the coding sequence GTGTCCGAGCGGAAGGCCGCGCCGGTGGCGGAGGACGCGGGGACAGGGAAGGCGGTCGATCTCGAGCTCCTGATCAGCTGGGTCCTCCGGGCTGGGGTCCTGCTGAGCGCCGTGATCATGCTGGTCGGTCTCGTCCTCGTCCTGGTCCATCCCGCGGGGCTCCCTCTGGCACGCCCCGCCGGCTTCGCGCAGGTCTTCCTCGGCCTGGCCCGGGGAAACCCGCTGGCCGTCATCGACCTGGGCATCCTGATCCTGGTCCTCACCCCCATCGCGCGCGTGCTCCTCTCCGTCCTGATCTTCCTCCGCGAGCGCGACCTGACCTACACCGCGATCACCCTGTTCGTGCTGCTGGTCCTGATCATCAGCTTCCTGCTGGGCAAGGCGGGGGGGTAG
- a CDS encoding HIT domain-containing protein: MELADECIFCRIVTGRAPAFRLLESERALVILDAYPAALGHALVMSRRHARDLFDLEEEEIAEIARLARRVALAQRQVLGAGGVNLLNSNGRAAQQTVFHFHLHVLPRQTGDGLNVWAGKRLHRIDPELGERLRAALAAPAI; the protein is encoded by the coding sequence ATGGAGCTCGCAGACGAGTGCATCTTCTGCCGGATCGTGACGGGCCGTGCACCCGCCTTCCGCCTGCTGGAGAGCGAACGGGCCCTGGTCATCCTCGACGCCTACCCCGCCGCTCTCGGACACGCCCTGGTGATGAGCCGCCGCCACGCCCGCGATCTCTTCGACCTGGAGGAAGAAGAGATCGCCGAGATCGCCCGCCTCGCGCGGCGCGTGGCCCTGGCCCAGCGGCAGGTGCTGGGCGCCGGCGGCGTCAACCTTCTCAACTCCAACGGCCGGGCCGCCCAGCAGACGGTCTTCCACTTCCACCTGCACGTGCTGCCCCGGCAGACCGGCGACGGCCTCAACGTCTGGGCCGGCAAGCGTCTCCACCGCATCGACCCCGAGCTGGGCGAGCGCCTGCGCGCGGCCCTCGCGGCTCCCGCCATCTGA
- a CDS encoding co-chaperone GroES: protein MKIKPIDDRLLVRPLHEEEKTASGLYLPDTAREKPQEGEVLAVGTDEELQKIFKAGDRVLYARYGGNEIKLDGETHLILSRSDVLAIIEES, encoded by the coding sequence ATGAAGATCAAGCCCATCGACGACCGGCTCCTGGTCCGGCCCCTGCACGAGGAGGAGAAGACCGCCTCGGGGCTCTACCTGCCCGACACCGCGAGGGAGAAGCCCCAGGAGGGCGAAGTGCTGGCCGTGGGAACCGACGAGGAGCTGCAGAAGATCTTCAAGGCCGGCGACCGCGTTCTCTATGCGCGGTACGGCGGAAACGAGATCAAGCTGGACGGGGAGACGCACCTGATCCTGAGCCGTTCGGACGTCCTGGCCATCATCGAGGAGTCCTGA
- a CDS encoding Uxx-star family glutaredoxin-like (seleno)protein has protein sequence MGVAVLVYTTPSCPYCRATKRFLADRKVPYREIDVSRNPAAAREVVRKSGQMGVPVIDVNGQIIVGFDRARLVRALGLRE, from the coding sequence ATGGGGGTGGCGGTTCTGGTCTACACCACGCCCAGCTGCCCGTACTGCCGCGCCACCAAGCGCTTTCTGGCCGATCGGAAGGTCCCCTACCGGGAGATCGACGTCTCGCGGAACCCTGCCGCGGCGCGCGAGGTGGTCCGCAAGTCGGGTCAGATGGGCGTTCCGGTCATCGACGTCAACGGCCAGATCATCGTCGGCTTCGATCGCGCCCGCCTCGTCCGCGCTTTGGGGCTCCGCGAGTAG
- a CDS encoding phosphate-starvation-inducible PsiE family protein, with amino-acid sequence MPGGKERGWVRLLDWIEDALYLAVAVMLVALAVSALVSAIRLLLGAGGTADVARVLDPLLVVMMLLELLHTVVVFIRTHVLDFQPLLVVALIASVRRILVLTVESLPGRVSDSAFRQGMAEYALNILFIGLLVWAIQYSRGKAAG; translated from the coding sequence ATGCCGGGCGGGAAAGAACGGGGCTGGGTCCGCCTCCTGGACTGGATCGAGGACGCTCTCTACCTGGCGGTCGCCGTCATGCTGGTCGCCCTCGCGGTCTCCGCGCTGGTCAGTGCGATCCGCCTGCTCCTGGGGGCGGGGGGTACCGCGGATGTCGCCCGCGTGCTCGACCCGCTCCTGGTGGTGATGATGCTTCTCGAGCTGCTCCACACCGTGGTCGTCTTCATCCGCACGCACGTGCTGGACTTCCAGCCGCTGCTGGTGGTCGCGCTCATCGCCAGCGTCCGGCGGATCCTGGTCCTGACCGTGGAGAGCCTGCCGGGGCGGGTGAGCGACTCGGCCTTCCGCCAGGGGATGGCGGAGTACGCGCTCAACATCCTGTTCATCGGGCTCCTGGTCTGGGCCATCCAGTACAGCCGCGGCAAGGCGGCCGGATGA
- a CDS encoding MarR family transcriptional regulator: protein MHRLQSGQGAGATASERFVHAFIALWRLLRRRTHPVRRGEMTPEQYWLLRHLERSGPTSIGELAAQLGISPSSVTVACKRLERCGFVRRERQTGDERVVKVRLTPRGFGQVQAWRDRLFQSLELLLEPLSEAEQEQLALLLERVVEQAERAERTERSEGPAKEVPEGGGGESEDRVHAAPGLHRGVAERGGARAVTEEDR from the coding sequence GTGCATCGTCTACAATCCGGACAGGGGGCGGGGGCCACGGCCAGCGAGAGGTTCGTCCATGCGTTCATCGCGCTCTGGCGCCTTCTCCGCCGCCGCACGCATCCCGTGCGCCGCGGTGAGATGACGCCGGAGCAGTATTGGCTGCTGCGGCACCTGGAGAGGTCCGGTCCGACGTCCATCGGCGAGCTGGCGGCGCAGCTCGGCATCAGCCCGAGTTCGGTCACCGTGGCCTGCAAGCGGCTGGAGCGGTGTGGCTTCGTCCGGCGCGAGCGGCAGACGGGCGACGAACGGGTCGTCAAGGTGCGCCTGACACCCCGCGGGTTCGGCCAGGTGCAGGCCTGGCGCGATCGCCTGTTCCAGTCGCTGGAACTTCTCCTGGAGCCTTTGAGCGAGGCCGAGCAAGAACAGCTGGCCCTTCTGCTGGAGCGGGTCGTCGAACAGGCGGAGAGGGCGGAGCGGACGGAGAGGTCCGAGGGGCCGGCGAAGGAGGTACCGGAGGGCGGAGGGGGAGAGAGCGAGGACCGGGTCCACGCCGCTCCCGGTTTGCACCGCGGGGTTGCAGAGCGCGGGGGGGCACGAGCCGTGACAGAGGAGGATCGGTAG
- a CDS encoding YceI family protein yields MSVGQAAEETSRSGTVWKVDPVHTTVEFSVRHMMIATVRGQFTQVAGELRGDPDNLPGCQIEGVIQAASVDTREPNRDADLRSANFFDVERYPEIRFESRSITSRGGGDEYEVLGDLTMHGVTHPVTLTLTLEGQIRDPYGHQRVGFTLEGSLNRKDWGLNWNVVLEAGGVMVSDQVKIVVHVEAVRQD; encoded by the coding sequence ATGTCGGTCGGTCAAGCTGCTGAGGAGACGAGCCGGAGCGGCACCGTCTGGAAGGTGGACCCAGTCCACACCACGGTGGAGTTCTCCGTCCGCCACATGATGATCGCCACGGTGCGCGGCCAGTTCACGCAGGTCGCCGGCGAGCTGCGCGGGGACCCGGACAACCTGCCGGGCTGCCAGATCGAGGGGGTCATCCAGGCGGCCTCCGTCGATACACGCGAACCCAACCGGGACGCGGACCTCCGGTCCGCCAACTTCTTCGACGTCGAGCGCTACCCGGAGATCCGCTTCGAGAGCCGGAGCATCACATCCCGCGGCGGGGGAGACGAGTACGAGGTCCTCGGCGACCTGACCATGCACGGCGTCACCCACCCCGTCACCCTTACCCTCACCCTCGAAGGTCAGATTCGGGACCCCTACGGCCACCAGCGCGTCGGCTTCACCCTGGAAGGCTCGCTCAACCGGAAGGATTGGGGCCTCAACTGGAACGTGGTGCTGGAAGCCGGCGGAGTGATGGTCAGCGACCAGGTGAAGATCGTCGTCCACGTCGAGGCGGTCCGGCAGGACTGA